Proteins encoded within one genomic window of Gambusia affinis linkage group LG23, SWU_Gaff_1.0, whole genome shotgun sequence:
- the LOC122826203 gene encoding probable polypeptide N-acetylgalactosaminyltransferase 8 isoform X2, with amino-acid sequence MRSGWVKERLQRAQHDDSIRGQGMIRRMDRMEEDISRLLNLMNKFEEKEQEEDKGAKVKEKKLVKKLFPNSRLFSKWGDDLSEEEQKEAEGLFQRYGYNAFLSDRLPLNRDIPDTRPPRCAEKQYPEDLPSLSVILIYLDESLSVIKRAIRSIINKTPALLLREIILVDDHSTNDDLLDKLDLYISSIHEERPGLVKKIRHSEQLGLTQARLSGWKAAVGDVVAILDAHIEVQVQWAEPLLARIKEDRTVILTPVFDKVGFDDLMVIPYRTSADGFDWTLWCLYEGLGPEWYALKDESQPGKSPSIMGILVADRKFFGEIGSLDGGMKIYGGENVELGIRVWLCGGSIEVIPCSKVAHIERFHKPYARDLSPSVRRNALRVAEVWMDDYKYNVQVAWNLPMENHGIDIGDVSERKKLKERLKCKPFQWYLDHVYPMLEPLQNLLGYGALINDLRPDQCVDQGPVPGSTPILYGCHFFSSQHSYYLTDGKLYIGGIKSHKYKSNNCLVDPGSGVLPGLYQCSLAQQKKLHMFWDFKQGGQIQNRDTSRCLEVAMGDVDFRLVLQQCSSQRWTIQHVITAQKRHINSEKQVL; translated from the exons ATGAGATCCGGCTGGGTCAAAG AGAGGCTGCAGAGAGCCCAGCACGACGACTCCATCCGGGGTCAGGGAATGATCCGCAGGATGGACCGGATGGAAGAGGACATCAGCAGGCTGC TGAACCTGATGAATAAGTTTGAAgagaaagagcaggaggaagacaAAGGGGCCAAAGTGAAGGAGAAGAAGCTGGTGAAGAAGTTGTTCCCGAACTCCCGTCTGTTCAGCAAGTGGGGGGACGATCTgtcagaggaggagcagaaggaggCCGAGGGTTTGTTCCAGCGCTACGGATACAACGCCTTCCTGAGTGACCGGCTGCCGCTCAACCGGGACATTCCTGACACCAGGCCCCCGAG ATGTGCAGAGAAACAGTATCCAGAGGATCTGCCCTCCCTCAGTGTGATCTTGATCTATCTGGATGAATCCCTTTCTGTCATCAAGAGAGCCATCCGCAGCATCATCAACAAGACACCTGCCCTGCTGCTGCGAGAAATCATACTGGTGGACGATCACAGCACCAACG atgaTTTATTGGACAAGCTGGACTTGTACATTAGCTCCATCCATGAGGAGCGGCCCGGTCTGGTGAAGAAGATTCGGCACTCTGAGCAGCTCGGCCTGACCCAGGCCAGACTGTCGGGGTGGAAAGCTGCAGTGGGAGATGTGGTGGCCATCTTGGATGCACACATAGAGGTCCAGGTTCAGTG GGCAGAACCCCTGCTGGCTCGGATTAAAGAGGACCGCACCGTGATACTGACACCAGTTTTTGATAAAGTCGGCTTTGACGACCTGATGGTGATTCCTTATCGGACCTCTGCTGATGGCTTTGACTGGACCCTGTGGTGCCTGTATGAGGGACTTGGACCCGAATGGTACGCCTTGAAGGACGAATCCCAACCCGGCAA GAGCCCGTCCATCATGGGAATACTGGTTGCAGATCGGAAGTTTTTTGGAGAGATCGGAAGCCTTGATGGCGGGATGAAGATATACGGAGGTGAAAACGTGGAGCTCGGCATCCGG GTGTGGCTGTGTGGAGGCAGCATAGAGGTCATTCCCTGTTCGAAGGTCGCTCACATCGAACGCTTCCATAAGCCCTACGCCCGGGACCTGAGCCCCTCTGTGAGGCGCAACGCCCTGAGGGTGGCAGAGGTCTGGATGGACGACTACAAATACAATGTGCAAGTGGCCTGGAACCTCCCCATGGAG AATCATGGAATTGACATCGGGGATGTTTCTGAGAGGAAGAAGCTGAAGGAGAGGCTGAAGTGTAAACCCTTCCAGTGGTACCTGGATCATGTTTACCCCATGCTGGAACCGCTGCAGAACCTGCTGGGCTACGGAGCT CTGATTAATGACCTCCGGCCTGATCAGTGTGTGGATCAGGGTCCAGTTCCTGGCTCCACACCCATCCTCTATGGATGCCACTTCTTCTCCTCTCAG CATTCTTATTACCTCACTGATGGGAAACTTTACATTGGTGGGATCAAATCACACAAATACAAGAGCAACAACTGTCTGGTGGATCCTGGTTCAGGAGTTTTACCAGGACTGTATCAGTGCAGTCTCGCCCAGCAGAAGAAACTCCACATGTTTTGGGACTTCAAAcag GGAGGACAGATCCAGAACAGAGACACCAGTAGATGTCTGGAAGTAGCGATGGGAGACGTGGACTTCAGACTGGTTCTCCAGCAGTGCAGCAGTCAGAGATGGACGATACAACATGTGATTACGGCACAGAAACGGCACATTAATTCAGAGAAACAGGTACTGTGA
- the LOC122826203 gene encoding probable polypeptide N-acetylgalactosaminyltransferase 8 isoform X1 produces the protein MRSGWVKGSLMVFVVASALVYLSSIKTEFHSHSERLQRAQHDDSIRGQGMIRRMDRMEEDISRLLNLMNKFEEKEQEEDKGAKVKEKKLVKKLFPNSRLFSKWGDDLSEEEQKEAEGLFQRYGYNAFLSDRLPLNRDIPDTRPPRCAEKQYPEDLPSLSVILIYLDESLSVIKRAIRSIINKTPALLLREIILVDDHSTNDDLLDKLDLYISSIHEERPGLVKKIRHSEQLGLTQARLSGWKAAVGDVVAILDAHIEVQVQWAEPLLARIKEDRTVILTPVFDKVGFDDLMVIPYRTSADGFDWTLWCLYEGLGPEWYALKDESQPGKSPSIMGILVADRKFFGEIGSLDGGMKIYGGENVELGIRVWLCGGSIEVIPCSKVAHIERFHKPYARDLSPSVRRNALRVAEVWMDDYKYNVQVAWNLPMENHGIDIGDVSERKKLKERLKCKPFQWYLDHVYPMLEPLQNLLGYGALINDLRPDQCVDQGPVPGSTPILYGCHFFSSQHSYYLTDGKLYIGGIKSHKYKSNNCLVDPGSGVLPGLYQCSLAQQKKLHMFWDFKQGGQIQNRDTSRCLEVAMGDVDFRLVLQQCSSQRWTIQHVITAQKRHINSEKQVL, from the exons ATGAGATCCGGCTGGGTCAAAGGTTCGCTGATGGTCTTTGTTGTGGCTTCAGCTCTGGTTTACCTGAGCTCCATAAAAACAGAGTTTCACTCCCACTCAGAGAGGCTGCAGAGAGCCCAGCACGACGACTCCATCCGGGGTCAGGGAATGATCCGCAGGATGGACCGGATGGAAGAGGACATCAGCAGGCTGC TGAACCTGATGAATAAGTTTGAAgagaaagagcaggaggaagacaAAGGGGCCAAAGTGAAGGAGAAGAAGCTGGTGAAGAAGTTGTTCCCGAACTCCCGTCTGTTCAGCAAGTGGGGGGACGATCTgtcagaggaggagcagaaggaggCCGAGGGTTTGTTCCAGCGCTACGGATACAACGCCTTCCTGAGTGACCGGCTGCCGCTCAACCGGGACATTCCTGACACCAGGCCCCCGAG ATGTGCAGAGAAACAGTATCCAGAGGATCTGCCCTCCCTCAGTGTGATCTTGATCTATCTGGATGAATCCCTTTCTGTCATCAAGAGAGCCATCCGCAGCATCATCAACAAGACACCTGCCCTGCTGCTGCGAGAAATCATACTGGTGGACGATCACAGCACCAACG atgaTTTATTGGACAAGCTGGACTTGTACATTAGCTCCATCCATGAGGAGCGGCCCGGTCTGGTGAAGAAGATTCGGCACTCTGAGCAGCTCGGCCTGACCCAGGCCAGACTGTCGGGGTGGAAAGCTGCAGTGGGAGATGTGGTGGCCATCTTGGATGCACACATAGAGGTCCAGGTTCAGTG GGCAGAACCCCTGCTGGCTCGGATTAAAGAGGACCGCACCGTGATACTGACACCAGTTTTTGATAAAGTCGGCTTTGACGACCTGATGGTGATTCCTTATCGGACCTCTGCTGATGGCTTTGACTGGACCCTGTGGTGCCTGTATGAGGGACTTGGACCCGAATGGTACGCCTTGAAGGACGAATCCCAACCCGGCAA GAGCCCGTCCATCATGGGAATACTGGTTGCAGATCGGAAGTTTTTTGGAGAGATCGGAAGCCTTGATGGCGGGATGAAGATATACGGAGGTGAAAACGTGGAGCTCGGCATCCGG GTGTGGCTGTGTGGAGGCAGCATAGAGGTCATTCCCTGTTCGAAGGTCGCTCACATCGAACGCTTCCATAAGCCCTACGCCCGGGACCTGAGCCCCTCTGTGAGGCGCAACGCCCTGAGGGTGGCAGAGGTCTGGATGGACGACTACAAATACAATGTGCAAGTGGCCTGGAACCTCCCCATGGAG AATCATGGAATTGACATCGGGGATGTTTCTGAGAGGAAGAAGCTGAAGGAGAGGCTGAAGTGTAAACCCTTCCAGTGGTACCTGGATCATGTTTACCCCATGCTGGAACCGCTGCAGAACCTGCTGGGCTACGGAGCT CTGATTAATGACCTCCGGCCTGATCAGTGTGTGGATCAGGGTCCAGTTCCTGGCTCCACACCCATCCTCTATGGATGCCACTTCTTCTCCTCTCAG CATTCTTATTACCTCACTGATGGGAAACTTTACATTGGTGGGATCAAATCACACAAATACAAGAGCAACAACTGTCTGGTGGATCCTGGTTCAGGAGTTTTACCAGGACTGTATCAGTGCAGTCTCGCCCAGCAGAAGAAACTCCACATGTTTTGGGACTTCAAAcag GGAGGACAGATCCAGAACAGAGACACCAGTAGATGTCTGGAAGTAGCGATGGGAGACGTGGACTTCAGACTGGTTCTCCAGCAGTGCAGCAGTCAGAGATGGACGATACAACATGTGATTACGGCACAGAAACGGCACATTAATTCAGAGAAACAGGTACTGTGA